From the Polaribacter gangjinensis genome, the window AAGAAAATATAAAAGGAGGAACACTTTCAAGTGGAATTGACGCTTGGTTGAAAAGAGTTGACTATCCAATCATTAATAAGTGGTATAAAAAAGATGCTGAAAAAAAAGGCAGCTATCATGAAGATTCTGGTGAAGGATTGGATAATTTTCATGTTGGTGTTAGCAGAGGTGTTGGAGGAATTGCAATTAAAGATGAAAATACCTATCATTATTCTAAGAATTTCTCCAAATGGCGAACCATTACAACAGGGCCAATACGCACAAGTTTTGTGTTAGATTACGAAGATTGGAAAGCCGGAGATAAAAACATCAGCGAATCAAAAACAATTACTCTTGATTATGGTAATAATTTTTCAAAATTTGATATTTCTTTAAAAGGATCAGCACAAATCTCTGTAGGATTGACATTGCACGAAAATGATGGCGTGGTAAATTCTGATAAAAACCATCATTGGGTAAGTTATTGGCAACCGCATGCAGACTCTGAACTTGCAACTGCCATAGTTACACAAAAAAACTATTTTGCAGGTGATGAAAAGTATGAAACATCATTAAAAGATGAAAGCAACGCATACATGCATTTAAATGTCATTAACAACAAGGTTATCTATTACGCCGGTTTTACTTGGAAAAAATCCAATCAGTTTAAAGACAAACTCGCTTGGGAAAATTATTTGAATGATTTTTCAAAAAAAATCAATAATCCGCTAATTATTGAAATTAAAAACAATCAAAAATGAGCAAAATAGTCACATTTGGAGAAATTATGCTTCGATTATCTCCGCCTGAATTTTTACGATTTTCACAAGCTTCACATTTTGATATTGAGTTTGGCGGAGGTGAATCTAACGTAGCTATTTCGTTGTCTAAATTTGGTCTTTCTACAGAATTTATTACACGACTACCTAATAATGATATTGGAGATTGTGCAAAAATGGAACTCAGAAAACACGGAGTTGGAGTTGATAAAATTGTATATGGTGGTGAACGTTTAGGGATTTATTTCTTAGAGACAGGAGCCATCTCAAGAGGCAGTAAAGTGGTTTATGATAGGGCACATTCGTCTATGGCAACCATTCAACCAGGTATGATTGATTGGGAAAAAGCATTAGATGGCGTCACTTGGTTTCACTGGACAGGCATCACTCCTGCCATTTCGCAAAGTGCTGCAGATGTTTGCTTAGAAGCTTTAAAAGTTGCAAGCGCAAAAGGAATTACCATTTCAACAGATTTCAATTACAGAGCAAAACTTTGGAATTATTGTGATGAAAATCTTCGAAAAAATATCATGACCGAATTAAGCTCTTATTGCAATATCATCCTTTGCAATCAAGAGGATGCCGCTGTTTTTTTTGGAATTCATCCCGCAAAATCAGCAACAGAAACTAACAGAGAAAATGATATTTTATCGGTAATTGAGCAACTTTTTAAAAAATTTCCGAACGCACGAAAAATTGCTACAACACTGAGAACTTCCATTTCAGCTTCGCACAATACTTGGTCTGCAATCTTGTGCGATAGAGAAAATACTTACAAAACAAAAACACATCAATTAAATCCGATTGTAGATAGAGTTGGTGGTGGTGATTCTTTCATGGCTGGTTTGATTTATGGATTAAATACGTACACTGACGATTATCAAAAAGCAGTAGATTTCGCAGTGGCTGCTTCTTGTTTAAAGCACAGCATTAAAGGAGATGTAAATCTTGTCTCTGTTGAAGAAGTTACCAAATTAATGGAAGGAGATTCCTCTGGAAAAGTAGCAAGATAAATTAAATAAAATGATCATAGATTCTCTTCACAACGCTTCAAAATACACCAACTTGCATCCTCTTTTTGCGAGAGCTTTTGATTATATTCAAAAAAATGATTTTTCATCAATCGAAAATGATGTCATTATAATTGAAGAGGGTTTAAAAGTAATTGTAAATACAGCTCAGGGCAAATCAAAAGAAATGAGTCTTACTAGTTTTGAGTGTCACAACCAAAACATTGATATTCAGGTATGTTTGCAAGGTACAGAAACTATGGGATGGAAACCTAGAGAAAAATGTAACAATCCAAAAGGCGATTATAGTCCAGAAAAAGATGTACTTTTTTTTGATGATGTCCCTGATATGTTTTTTCAATTAAATGTAGGTCAGTTTGTGATTTTTTTTCCAGAAGACGTTCATGCACCTATGATAAGTACTGATATAATTAAAAAATTGGTTTTTAAAGTTAAAATCTAAAAAAATGAGCAAAATTCAAGACGTCATCAATACCATTGTTCAACAAGGCATGCTTCCATTGTATTTCCATGCAGACGAAAATATCACTATAGACGTGCTGAGAGCTTTGTATCGCGCTGGCATAAAAGCCATAGAATATACAAGTAGAGGTGAAACTGCCGCAAGAAATTTTACCAAATTGGTAGCTTTGAGGAATGAAGAAATGCCCGATTTATTATTAGGAATTGGCACTATTAAAACTAAAGAACAAGCAGCAGCATATATTGAAATAGGTGCTGATTTTTTTATAAGTCCTGGTTTTGTGCCAGAGGTAGCTGCATTACTTAAAGAAAAGGAAATTTTATACAGTCCTGGTTGTATGACTCCAACTGAAATTATAGTTGCAGAAAATGCAGGCATAAAATTTATCAAATTGTTCCCCGGAAATATGTTGGGACCAGATTTTTTAAGTTCGATAAAAGATATTTTTCCCAACTTACTTTTCATGCCAACAGGAGGTGTAGATACAACTGCCGAAAACATCAATGCATGGTTTAAAGCAGGTGTTTCTGCAGTGGGTATGGGAAGTAAATTAGTGAGCAAAACACTCATGGCAAACAACGATTATGCAAGTATAGAATCTGAAACCAAAAAAGTATTGAGCCTGATTCAAACAATTAAAAATAACTAAACTAAGAAGCAATGACAACAACCAACACCACAATTGGCAAATACAGATGGACAATTTGTAGCTTGCTTTTTTTTGCAACGACTGTCAATTATCTGGATCGTCAGGTACTAAGTTTATTAGCTCCAAGTTTGTCTGAAGAATTTGGATGGTCTAATAGCGATTATGCGAATATTACAGCTGTTTTTCAATTTGTCTATGCAATCTCCATGATTTTTGCCGGAAGAATTATTGATAAATTAGGTACTAAAACAGGGTTTATTTTGGCAATTACAGTTTGGTCTTTAGGTGCTATTATGCATGCATATTCATTGCCAATTGGAACTGCTTTCTCAAAACTTATGGTA encodes:
- a CDS encoding YhcH/YjgK/YiaL family protein, with protein sequence MIIDSLHNASKYTNLHPLFARAFDYIQKNDFSSIENDVIIIEEGLKVIVNTAQGKSKEMSLTSFECHNQNIDIQVCLQGTETMGWKPREKCNNPKGDYSPEKDVLFFDDVPDMFFQLNVGQFVIFFPEDVHAPMISTDIIKKLVFKVKI
- a CDS encoding DUF4861 family protein, yielding MKNYRILFLASFISLFFSCNKGSSKIIINVKNTLTINRQFETVELTKEQLNLKDLHLYTIKDAKSNEILVTQTVDLDGDGISDQLLFQPKIKANDTKHFEIVLISKTKKTPDTIHCYSRFVPERTDDYAWENDKVAFRTYGPTAQKMVEENIKGGTLSSGIDAWLKRVDYPIINKWYKKDAEKKGSYHEDSGEGLDNFHVGVSRGVGGIAIKDENTYHYSKNFSKWRTITTGPIRTSFVLDYEDWKAGDKNISESKTITLDYGNNFSKFDISLKGSAQISVGLTLHENDGVVNSDKNHHWVSYWQPHADSELATAIVTQKNYFAGDEKYETSLKDESNAYMHLNVINNKVIYYAGFTWKKSNQFKDKLAWENYLNDFSKKINNPLIIEIKNNQK
- a CDS encoding sugar kinase; the protein is MSKIVTFGEIMLRLSPPEFLRFSQASHFDIEFGGGESNVAISLSKFGLSTEFITRLPNNDIGDCAKMELRKHGVGVDKIVYGGERLGIYFLETGAISRGSKVVYDRAHSSMATIQPGMIDWEKALDGVTWFHWTGITPAISQSAADVCLEALKVASAKGITISTDFNYRAKLWNYCDENLRKNIMTELSSYCNIILCNQEDAAVFFGIHPAKSATETNRENDILSVIEQLFKKFPNARKIATTLRTSISASHNTWSAILCDRENTYKTKTHQLNPIVDRVGGGDSFMAGLIYGLNTYTDDYQKAVDFAVAASCLKHSIKGDVNLVSVEEVTKLMEGDSSGKVAR
- a CDS encoding bifunctional 4-hydroxy-2-oxoglutarate aldolase/2-dehydro-3-deoxy-phosphogluconate aldolase, whose translation is MSKIQDVINTIVQQGMLPLYFHADENITIDVLRALYRAGIKAIEYTSRGETAARNFTKLVALRNEEMPDLLLGIGTIKTKEQAAAYIEIGADFFISPGFVPEVAALLKEKEILYSPGCMTPTEIIVAENAGIKFIKLFPGNMLGPDFLSSIKDIFPNLLFMPTGGVDTTAENINAWFKAGVSAVGMGSKLVSKTLMANNDYASIESETKKVLSLIQTIKNN